Sequence from the Flexibacter flexilis DSM 6793 genome:
CCGAATCAATGGTGATTTTTGCGCCCATGCTCCAATTTGGGTGTTTGAGGGCTTGGGCTTTAGTTACGGTTTCCAAAAAAGCGCGGTCTTTGCCTCTGAACGGGCCGCCCGAAGCTGTCAGGATTATTTTTTCGATAGGATTATGAAATTCACCGACCAAACATTGAAATATTGCAGAGTGTTCAGAATCAACGGGATAGAGGTTTACGCCTTTTTCGGCAGCCAAAGCCGTAACCAATTCACCCGCCACTACCAACGTTTCTTTGTTGGCCAAAGCAATGTGTTTGCCTGCTTCGATGGCGCGTAAGGTTGGTTGCAAACCTGCGTAACCGACCAAGGCGGTAAGCACCATGTCTATTTGTTCCATTTCCACTACCGAAGCCACAGCGTTTGAGCCTGCGTACACTTTGATGGGATAAGCGGCTAAAGCCGATTGTACTTTGGAATAAAGGTCTTCGTTGGCAATTACGACGGCGTTGGGCTGAAACTCAACTGCCTGATTAATAAGCAAATCCGCGTTGTTTTGAGCGGTAAGAACTTCTACGATAAAGGCTTCGGAATTGGCCCGAACCACGTCTAAGGCTTGTGTTCCGATAGACCCCGTAGAGCCGAGTATAGCGATATGGCGCGACATTCTATTTTTATAATTTGATTTTTGCAATAACAGATTTCTGGTGCATAGCGCGGCGGGCACTTTGCACAAATGGCAATAATCGTAGTTCTGTGGGGCAATTGCAAGAAATAATCCCGAAAGATTTGGGTTTCAACGAAAAGCAATCGGGCGGCCTTGCAAAGCAAGGCCGCCCGATATGAGTTTATGCTACGAAAAACGTAACCAACAAGATTATTTTTTCTCTTCTGCTGGTGGTGTCGTTGGAGCAGGAGTAGCAGGTGTTTCTGCTGCTTTTGCAACCTTTGTTACTTTAAACTCTGTACGACGGTTTTTCTGATAATCTTCTTCTGTAGCAGCATTTTCGATAAGAGGGTGAGTTTCACCATAACCTTTAGCTGTAATACGTGTAGCTTCTACGCCATTAGAAACGATGTAAGCCACCGCCGATTCAGCACGTTTTTGCGACAAGTTTTGGTTGAATTTGTGGTCACCACGGTCATCGGTGTGTGAGCTCAACTCGATACTTACGTTCGGATTGTCTTTCAACAACTGTACCAACACGTCAAGTTCTGGTTTGGCATCGTCACGAATATCTGCTTTGTTGAAATCGTAATAAATGTTATTCAACACGATTTCTTTATCCACTTTGATTTTGTCCATCAACACTTTTGCGTCAAGTGTAACGGTCGTATCGCGGCGCAATTCTTCTTGAGCAGGTTGTTTACCAATAGTAGTGATTGCATCACGTTTAGTAAAATACTCTGGCTTCTCAGTAAGAAGGTTATAGTTACGTGAGCGGTCTAATGGGAAAGAGAATTTGCCATCTGCGCCAGTTGTAACTTCAGCCAATGTTTTGCCGTCGTTGTCTGTAAGAGCTACTTTAGCATTCGAAACGACTACTTCTTCGCCTTTATCGTTTTTCTCTACGGCAGTACCAGCCAATACGAAACTTACATTTTTCACGATAGATTTAATATCAGAGAATGCGTAAATATCGTCATCGCCTTTGCCGCCTTCACGATTAGAAGAGAAATAACCATCCAATGGGCTGCGGAATGTAATACCGAAATCGTCGCCAGTAGAGTTGATAGGTGCACCTAAGTTTTCTACCGTTGTTTTCTTGTCTTTGTCGCGCGTCGCTACGAAAACGTCCAAATTACCCAAACCTGGCAATCCGTCTGAAGAGAAATATAGTTTACCATCTTCCGATACATACGGGAACAATTCGTCACCCGAAGTATTGATTTGGTCGCCTAAGTTTGTGATTTTCGACCAACGGCCATTAGCATCCAATTGTGCGCGGTACAAATCCACGCCACCTTTACCGCCTTCGCGGTTAGAAGCGAAGTAAAGCGATTTGCCATCTGGTGAGAAAGCTGGGGACGAAGTCCAAGCATCTGGCTTGTTGATTTCTGTCAAAGGCTCAGCATCTGTCCATTTGCCGTCTTTGTAACGCGAAACGAACAAGTTTACTTCGCGCAAACCTTTTTTACTACCATCATTACTACGAGCAAACACCATTGTTTTGCCGTCGCGTGAGATAGTGGCACTTGCGTCGTGTACGCTTGGGTCGTTGATCGCTTTGTCTAATGGCGTAACAGTTCCGCTGTTTTTGCCTAAGCCATCAAATTTTAATTTATAAATATCTGTAAAACCTGTTCCTGTGCCAGCATACATTTTGCTTGCGCCACGTGATGAGGTAAAATACAATTCACCGTTTTGGAGTGATGGGCCATATTCTGCAGCAGAAGTGTTAAGGCTATCCACGTTTTGTACAGCGTAAACAGGCTGCTTGCGCAAAATTTCTTCTACTTTTCCGTAGTTGGCTACTTCGCGTTTTGCTCTTTCTACCAAAGCTGGTTTTGTACCATTTTGGGCGTATTGGCTAAATGCGTTTTTCGCTTCCTCGTATTTGCCTTTCGATTTGAGGGCATAACCGTAGTGGAAAAGCACTGAATCCGCTTTTACGCCAGCGTCAATAGCTGCTTTGTAAAATGGTTCAGCATCAGCCACTTTATTTGATTGCCAGTAGCTTTCGGCAATCTGATTGTTCAAATAACCAGCATTGCCATTTTTGGCGAGTGCTTGTTGATAGTATTCAACGGCTTTTGCGTATTCGCCTTTTTTGAATGACTTATCACCTTTTTTCGCGTATTTCTGAGCTGGCGAGGCACAGCTACCCAACAGAGCAGCTAAAGCCAAACATTTTAAAAAAGATAGGTTGTTCATCACAATTATAAGATAGGTATTGGGTTTTTCCATTAAGGGCTGCAATCTAATTAAAAAAAGAAAAAAGTCCTATGAATTTTGAACTTTTTACACACTAACGGTATCAAAAAAACGTTTTGCCCACGTATTTTTAGCCGCATTGCGCCAAGAATTACGCCAAACCCCCAAACTGACACAAGTATTATCAAATAAAACAGTGTCGGGTTGTACTGCGCCTTCTGCAATTTTTTGCTTTAACCCCGCCAAACTTACCGTTTGTACTTGGTCGTTGTGCAGGTATGCCACTTGGCTGCGGTCAAGCAATGTTACGCCTGTTTGCTTTTCAATTTCGCGAATAGCACCCACCGATTTGTCTATCGAACAGCCCGAAGCCGCCGTTACGGTTTCGTCGGCACTAATGATAATAAATTGATTATGTTCTATACTGAAAGAAGCCAAAATGCCTTTGCCATGGCTGTCCCAAGTGTTCGCGAAGTCGGTAAGTAATTGATTTATAGTTTGTAGCTCTGTAGCCGTAAACGCTCTGTTGGCCTGATACACCCATACGCGGGCGTGGTCGGGCATCGTCTGAAAGCTTTGATACATAGTTTTTAAAT
This genomic interval carries:
- a CDS encoding 1-deoxy-D-xylulose-5-phosphate reductoisomerase, whose translation is MSRHIAILGSTGSIGTQALDVVRANSEAFIVEVLTAQNNADLLINQAVEFQPNAVVIANEDLYSKVQSALAAYPIKVYAGSNAVASVVEMEQIDMVLTALVGYAGLQPTLRAIEAGKHIALANKETLVVAGELVTALAAEKGVNLYPVDSEHSAIFQCLVGEFHNPIEKIILTASGGPFRGKDRAFLETVTKAQALKHPNWSMGAKITIDSATLMNKGLEVIEAKWLFDLTAEQIDVVVHPQSIIHSLVQFTDGSLKAQLGLPDMRLPIQYALGFPHRLPNNFPRFDFSQYGSLTFEQPDTETFQNLKIAFKALAQGGNMPCIINAANEIAVAAFLKDEISFLGISDLIAETMQKADFITKPTYQDYVESDAQARRIAESLIPQFR
- a CDS encoding OmpA family protein, whose amino-acid sequence is MALAALLGSCASPAQKYAKKGDKSFKKGEYAKAVEYYQQALAKNGNAGYLNNQIAESYWQSNKVADAEPFYKAAIDAGVKADSVLFHYGYALKSKGKYEEAKNAFSQYAQNGTKPALVERAKREVANYGKVEEILRKQPVYAVQNVDSLNTSAAEYGPSLQNGELYFTSSRGASKMYAGTGTGFTDIYKLKFDGLGKNSGTVTPLDKAINDPSVHDASATISRDGKTMVFARSNDGSKKGLREVNLFVSRYKDGKWTDAEPLTEINKPDAWTSSPAFSPDGKSLYFASNREGGKGGVDLYRAQLDANGRWSKITNLGDQINTSGDELFPYVSEDGKLYFSSDGLPGLGNLDVFVATRDKDKKTTVENLGAPINSTGDDFGITFRSPLDGYFSSNREGGKGDDDIYAFSDIKSIVKNVSFVLAGTAVEKNDKGEEVVVSNAKVALTDNDGKTLAEVTTGADGKFSFPLDRSRNYNLLTEKPEYFTKRDAITTIGKQPAQEELRRDTTVTLDAKVLMDKIKVDKEIVLNNIYYDFNKADIRDDAKPELDVLVQLLKDNPNVSIELSSHTDDRGDHKFNQNLSQKRAESAVAYIVSNGVEATRITAKGYGETHPLIENAATEEDYQKNRRTEFKVTKVAKAAETPATPAPTTPPAEEKK